In Acidimicrobiia bacterium, the genomic stretch CTCGCGGCAGCTCGCAACTTGCCGGAGTTCATCAAGGAGGGCCTGCCCGCCCGCTACGGGGAGCGAATCGCTCTCCCGGACTCGGCGCGCTTCCTCGAGACCGCCGGCGAGCCCGTCGCCGACCAGGTCCTGGCGACGACCCAGCCGCTGACCGTCCTGCTCAGATCGTTCGGCGAGCTCTCGCTCGCCGACCGAAAGCGCATCGTCGACCAAGCGCTCGTCTTGCTCACCGAGAACTACGTGCACTTGCCGCTGAAGCGGTCGATGCACGCCGTCGACCCTGCGCAACGCCTGCGGCTTCTCCGCCACCGGCTCGACGACACCGCCGAAGCCGACATGGCCCCGGAGATCGAGTTCCACGCCGAGGTGATGGACATCTTCAACTCGTTGCGCGATCTGCACACCGGGTACCGACTCCCCCGCCCGTTCGGGACCAAGGTCGCCTGGCTACCCTTCCTCGTCGAGGAGATCGCCGATCGCGGCAAGCGCCGCTACATCGTCACCAAGTGGACCGCCGGTGCATGGCCCGACCCCGCCATGAGCGGTGCCGAGCTGACCCACTGGAACGGAATGCCCATCGAGCACGCCGTTGCCCGCAACGCCGATAACCAGGCGGGGAGCAACCCCGACGCTCGCCACGCCAGAGGGCTCAACGCGTTGACCATCCGCCCGCTCGCCAGGACCCTGCCCCCGGACGAGGACTGGGTGACGATTCGCTGGCTCGGACCGGGCGGCGCCGCCCACGACCACACCGAGGAGTGGCTCGTGTTCGAGCCGGGGACCTCGTCGATCGTGGGGGCGGGCGACGACAGGAAGGAAGCGAGCGCCCTCGGCATCGACGATCAGACCGACGCCGTCCAAGAGGGGCGCAAGATCCTCTACGCGCCGGCGGTGGCCGCGGCCGAGGAGGCTTCCCGGCGCCAGCACGTCGCCAACCCGATACGGGATGCCGTAGCCGACCTCGCCTCGCACATGCCGGGCGTCTTCAGGGCGCTGCGGGTTGGCGCCTCGAACGGTGCGGCTCCGGACGCCGAGTACGGCTACGTGCGGATCTTCACGTTCAACGTTCCGGACGCCGACTCGTTCGTCGCCGAGTTCGTCCGGCTCGTCGAGCAGCTTCCGCAGGAGGGCCTCGTCATCGACGTCAGGGGCAACGGAGGAGGCCTGATCTACGCCGCCGAGCAGCTCCTCGAGGTTCTGACACCCGGCCCGATCGAGAGGGAGCGCGCCCAGTTCATCACCAGCCCGTTGAACCTGGCGATCTGCCGTAACCACAGGCGGTCGACCCGCTTCCCCGGGTTGGATCTCGAGCCGTGGATCGCATCGCTCGAGCAGTCGGTCGAGACGGGAGCGACCTACTCCCTCGGGTACCCGATCACGCCCGACGACGCCGTGAACAAGCTCGGCCAGCGGTACTTCGGACCCGTCGTGCTCGTGACGGATCCGCTGTGCTACAGCGCCACGGACATGTTCGCCGCCGGCTTCCAGGACCACGGCATCGGTCCCGTCATCGGTGTCGGGGGCCGCACCGGCGCCGGCGGTGCCAACGTCTGGTCACACGGGCTGCTCAGCGCGCTGCTGGAACCGGACAACGAAGAGGTCGGGGCGTCTCCCTACGAGCCATTGCCCGGGGGCGCCGACATGAGGGTGGCCATCAGACGTACGACGCGCGTCGGAGCGAGGGCCGGCGACATCCTCGAGGACCTCGGCGTCGTGCCGGACGTGGTGTACCGGATGACACGCCGGGACGTGACGAGCCACAACGAGGATCTCATCGACTGCGCCATCGGGCTGCTGGTGAACCGGACGCCGCGATCGGTGAGGGTCTCCGACGT encodes the following:
- a CDS encoding amidohydrolase family protein, translated to MVTSQPTDRYVLEGRLVTMGPDGVIDDGAVYVDGGVIEAVLPAGAPIPDQKYAGAARIRTGDTLYPGLIELHNHLSYNAMPLWDVPQRYTNNGQWRGTEGYTREITKPTQVLGQTEGVVQALVRYVECRALFGGVTTSQGITLAQAGGITKYFRGLVRNVEQPLDPRLPSAGTNIANPDVGGAAGYLSTKLGKNTCYLQHLSEGRDDTARGWFLRLRIDGDDWAVSDVLCAIHGAALREEDFDVLSERGASMVWSPLSNYLLYGETADIVAAKKAGIRISLGSDWSPSGSKNLLGELKVASLVSREREDVFTPEELVAMVTVNPAASVKWDGLLGSIEQGKLADVVAVNGRDGDPYQHLIDARETSITLVVIGGTPRLGQKSLMERFWDDPIDEVPSTESFQVDRSSRRLYLDSPDEDLLDGLTLTAAVARLSDAMADLPRLAVEVDQAVALAGAGPGSFAGGMADSAGDVWRVVPDFEEEDFRLAVEAAARGEVFFGAEPYSFWVTEPMSLEPIAAAGDHGHFEQLAAARNLPEFIKEGLPARYGERIALPDSARFLETAGEPVADQVLATTQPLTVLLRSFGELSLADRKRIVDQALVLLTENYVHLPLKRSMHAVDPAQRLRLLRHRLDDTAEADMAPEIEFHAEVMDIFNSLRDLHTGYRLPRPFGTKVAWLPFLVEEIADRGKRRYIVTKWTAGAWPDPAMSGAELTHWNGMPIEHAVARNADNQAGSNPDARHARGLNALTIRPLARTLPPDEDWVTIRWLGPGGAAHDHTEEWLVFEPGTSSIVGAGDDRKEASALGIDDQTDAVQEGRKILYAPAVAAAEEASRRQHVANPIRDAVADLASHMPGVFRALRVGASNGAAPDAEYGYVRIFTFNVPDADSFVAEFVRLVEQLPQEGLVIDVRGNGGGLIYAAEQLLEVLTPGPIERERAQFITSPLNLAICRNHRRSTRFPGLDLEPWIASLEQSVETGATYSLGYPITPDDAVNKLGQRYFGPVVLVTDPLCYSATDMFAAGFQDHGIGPVIGVGGRTGAGGANVWSHGLLSALLEPDNEEVGASPYEPLPGGADMRVAIRRTTRVGARAGDILEDLGVVPDVVYRMTRRDVTSHNEDLIDCAIGLLVNRTPRSVRVSDVSRHRDRPPTVTIKTRNVTRVDVEVNGRRMASRDVIRNTLRVELGDVLGPKATGLATLLLLGYAGDALVARCREQIALT